The nucleotide sequence TGTTTTTTTTGTGCTAAAGGGTAACTATTTTGTAATTAATCGGTTAAGATGAGTTTAGTCATAATAAAAATAAACTCAGGGAGAGCGCTTTTTATGAAGCAATTCCAGCAATTTTTCTACCTTCTAATTTTCACGTTTTTGTTGTCTGCATGTGGTGACGGTGATCCAATAGGCGGCGAAGAAAACATCGATCCGGGTGAAAATCCAACCGACATCATAACAGTTGTTAATGTTAGTATTAATAATACTTTTGTTGATGTATCCAATCCAGCTGAGGTTGTGGCCAAAGTTACTACCGACGGAAAACCAGTAAGTGGTATTGTCGTTTCTTTCGAATCTGATCTTGGCGCATTTGCATCTGAATCTCCTACAGCATTAACTAATGATAACGGATTTGCGACTATTACTTTGACAGCTGGCGCTGTACAAGGCGCAGGTACAGTTACTGCTTCAATTGATTCAGGTGAATCTGGTACCGTTGGGTTCGAAACTGCCGGTGACGGTGTCGACCCTAATGACATTGATGGCACAGGTAATGATGCTCAATTTATTGTTGAAGTGACGCTTTCTGATTCCCATGTAACAGCAGCTGCTCCGGTAACTGTTACGGCGACATTGAGTGATTTAGTAAACAATGATGTCGCAGGTAAAGTTATGACATTTACCACAGATGTGGGAAGTTTATCTCCAAAATCTGGTAAAACCTTAACTAACGATCAAGGTCAAGCAACAATTCAATTAAATGCTGGCGATGTAAAATCTGCGGGCACAATCAGAGCAACAACGCCTAACGGAATCTACGGTGAAGTAAGTTTTTCATCGGAAGGTGATGGCCAAGAATTAGCTGGCAAGCAAGTTACGGTGAGTATCTCTAATCAAAATGTTAGTGCAAGTTCTCCAGCATCTATTATGGTAAATGTTACTGATGAAGATGGTAATGTTGCTGGTGAAGTTGTTAACTTTTCAACCACTTTAGGCGTTTTAGACCCAGCCTCAGGTTCGAGATTAACGGACGCATTTGGTAATGCAACAATAACACTTAATGCGGGTACTATCGAAGGTGCTGGTATTGTTACGGCTGCTTTATCGAGCGGCGAATTTGACTCTGTAGGATTTAGTACTCTTGGCGATGCATTGCCAGTAGTAGGAAATAAAGTCACGTTAACCTTATCAAACACTTTATTAGACAGTACAAATAACTCTACTTTAATTGCCACAGTTGTTGACAGTGATAATAATCCTGTTGTTGGTGAAATTGTAAACTTTGCAGCAACATTAGGTCACCTTAACCCTGAGTCAGGCACAGCCTTAACGGATGGCTCTGGTGTTGCTACGATTGTACTTACAGCGGGCCAAAATGCAGGTGCTGGTGTAGCAAGTGCAACCATAGATAGTGGTTCTACTGCGCGTGTAAATTTCCAAACCGCTGGGGATGAAACAGCAGGCGGCGAAATTATTACGTTATCAATTTCAAATACCGCACTTGATAACCTTAATTCTGCTATTTTAACAGCGAATATTGTCAATGATGATGGACCAGTAGTTGGCGAAGTCGTTTCTTTCTCGAGTACATTAGGTTTCTTAGATCCAAAAAGTGGCACAGCACTAACCGATAGTAATGGTGATGCGACAATTATATTAACAGCCGGTAGCGTTGAAGGTGCGGGTCTTGTAACTGCGACAAGCATGAGTGGTGAAAAAGCGACAATCGGCTTTGTTACAGCAGGTGACCAAGCGGATGGTATTAGTGTTCAGGTCAACTTGGTCGATCCAAATACAGGCAATGATATAACTGTTATTAATGCAACTACTCCAGGTCGCTTGATTGCTACAGTCTTTGGAATTGATTCTCCAACCATTGTTACATTCACAACCGATATCGGTGAAATTCCAGTTCCTACCGCAATTACAGATGGTGCGAACCAGGCATTTGTTGATATATATTCCGGTAACGATTTAGGTGCGGGCACGGTTACTGCAACTTTAAAGGATGGAGAGTCTGGCGAAAAACTATTAGTAGTTGGAGCTAATAACTTAAGTATGGTTAACGTTACAGGCCCTGTAGGTTCAATTTCAGCAGGCGGAACAGCCGTTATCTCTGTTGATATTGTTGATGAAAATGGTGCGCCATATACTTTACCAGTCGAAGTTAACTTTAGCTCAAGTTGTGTATTGTCGGGGGATGCAACGTTAAATAGCCCGGTTACAACAAATAATGGTACAGCTTCAAG is from Thalassotalea crassostreae and encodes:
- a CDS encoding beta strand repeat-containing protein, whose amino-acid sequence is MKQFQQFFYLLIFTFLLSACGDGDPIGGEENIDPGENPTDIITVVNVSINNTFVDVSNPAEVVAKVTTDGKPVSGIVVSFESDLGAFASESPTALTNDNGFATITLTAGAVQGAGTVTASIDSGESGTVGFETAGDGVDPNDIDGTGNDAQFIVEVTLSDSHVTAAAPVTVTATLSDLVNNDVAGKVMTFTTDVGSLSPKSGKTLTNDQGQATIQLNAGDVKSAGTIRATTPNGIYGEVSFSSEGDGQELAGKQVTVSISNQNVSASSPASIMVNVTDEDGNVAGEVVNFSTTLGVLDPASGSRLTDAFGNATITLNAGTIEGAGIVTAALSSGEFDSVGFSTLGDALPVVGNKVTLTLSNTLLDSTNNSTLIATVVDSDNNPVVGEIVNFAATLGHLNPESGTALTDGSGVATIVLTAGQNAGAGVASATIDSGSTARVNFQTAGDETAGGEIITLSISNTALDNLNSAILTANIVNDDGPVVGEVVSFSSTLGFLDPKSGTALTDSNGDATIILTAGSVEGAGLVTATSMSGEKATIGFVTAGDQADGISVQVNLVDPNTGNDITVINATTPGRLIATVFGIDSPTIVTFTTDIGEIPVPTAITDGANQAFVDIYSGNDLGAGTVTATLKDGESGEKLLVVGANNLSMVNVTGPVGSISAGGTAVISVDIVDENGAPYTLPVEVNFSSSCVLSGDATLNSPVTTNNGTASSTYLAKGCINDDLINITANAGGLNLAEDLIVNVLRADVGSIEFINVAPETIALKGVGGLETAAVQFRVLDKFGDPVEGADVDFELNTTTGGVNLEQMSATTGEGGIVTAIVNSGTIATPVRVTASINGSLPLISSQSSLLVISTGIPDQDSFTLTASEYNPEGWDVFGTQVIVTARLSDAFNNPVPDGTAVSFTTEGGSIEPSCVTANGECNVIWTSQNPRPQGPEFTDPDNLPPNSEPKVINPIDLELGRMVGGRATVLATAIGEESFADSNGNGLFDLGDEVTNFNNGVDVSGRPYDLPEAFVDHNEDGIFDTSVEGAANEEFFDFDNEGDYDIADSKYNGSLCSDGRRPEFADNSANCSDVKSINIREQIVIVMSGSNAQLAPNGTGNAIDLDPDFTPDPLLDETTVYIVGENTGWASVIISDLHNQPMPKGTIIEFTATAGSIVGPDTFEWPNDNHNGGRSFSVSIEGEDEPKTGSLLIQVTTPAGFTNVFSPIDIVIGAVPEEEEVVPAP